The following are encoded in a window of Palaemon carinicauda isolate YSFRI2023 chromosome 31, ASM3689809v2, whole genome shotgun sequence genomic DNA:
- the LOC137624884 gene encoding uncharacterized protein: MRACLFPRASSDAVIPQPHSEIPCVQIPVESDVSDAMKDIQLDDRMSEVSEGTKQGLLAEDQEEESLVAPETDEEGTEIVSVSSVPSAEPVPSTSSAPQLANMSQTLTSIHTMVQDLKKQSNEKKVALRLEMYQLSASCSAPKKLHVKDLPPFSAVNPWRHAEHMPMSAGNIFISDKLGTLPVEDVEFWPSLGAYPDCYVRLQTEQPSKEKTAPKEVIVLDLPKAQALLTSTLKERAFTNSKVPALSKKHPSFITSSSRAFPFMEKGYKAALKAIEAGKPCPTLEECRPFSLALPSDDKDWKDVHHIFSVGKLEADIAGRQFGEDLPKLSDFHLRQEQETKERLDASMSLQTMLEMVASDSQSPDMFMVFAKAHLATVTKDLYYFIKARRACREFVFASAAVRHEPRKLISSSIWGKDLFPSEVVKEVVNKAATENRNLFQKWGLSMKRKSSQDEGPQPKRKMKRPRTPSRPPRQQQHLPAATVLQAVAQPPTHVPIGTPAVGDTVASLYPGLRKAIHYLSAKI; encoded by the coding sequence ATGCGGGCCTGTCTTTTCccaagggcatcttcggatgcagtaatcccTCAACCTCAttcagagatcccctgcgtccagattccggtagaatctgatgtatcagacgcaatgaaggacatccagctggacgacaggatgtcagaagtgtcagaaggcACCAAACAAGGTCTTCTTGCTGAAGATCAGGAGGAGGAGTCATTGGTGGCTCCTGAGACCGACGAGGAAGGGACCGAGATAGTTTCGGTTTCATCGGTTCCTTCCGCAGAGCCCGTCCCCTCGACCTCATCTGCTCCCCAACTGGCCAATATGAGCCAGACCTTAACGTCCATACACACTATGGTACAAGATTTAAAGAAGCAGTCCAATGAAAAAAAAGTTGCTCTAAGGTTGGAAATGTACCAACTCTCAGCATCTTGTTCAGCTCCGAAGAAGCTGcatgtcaaggatcttccccctttctcggccgtcaacccgtggaggcatgctgagcatatgccaatgtcggcgGGGAACATCTTCATCTCTGACAAACTGGGCACACTTCCTgttgaagatgtggaattctggcccagcctaggggcctacccagactgctacgTCCGTCTGCAGACGGAACAACCCTCAAAAGAGAAGACAgcgccgaaagaggtcatagtccttgacctccccaaagctcagGCCCTGCTAACTAGCACtctgaaggagagggcctttactaattcCAAAGTGCCGGCTCtaagtaagaagcacccttccttcattaCTTCTTCTTcccgagccttcccctttatggaaaaagggtacaaggcggCCTTGAAGGCgatcgaggcagggaaaccatgtcccacactcgaggagtgtaggccgttctccctcgccctaccatcgGATGATAAAGATTGGAAGGATGTTCATCAtatcttctcagtcgggaagttggaggccgacattgccggacgtcagtttggcgaagacctccctaagttgtcagactttcacctgcgccaggaacaggagacgaaagagagacttgaTGCCTCAATGTCCCTTCAAACCATGTTGGAGATGGTGGCAAGCGACTCCCaatccccagacatgttcatggtctttgccaaggcacaCCTGGCAACAGTGACCAAGGACCTGTACTattttatcaaggccagaagggcttgtagagagttcgtgttcgcctcggctgcggtgaggcacgaaccaaggaagctgatatcatccagcatctggggtaaggacctcttcccaagtgaagtggttaaGGAGGTCGtcaacaaagctgccacggagaataggaaccttttccaaaagtggggcttgtcgatgaagaggaagtcttcccaggatgagggtccccaacccaagaggaagatgaAGAGGCCAAGGACGCCCTCTCGCCCCCCTAGACAACAGCAACACCTTCCCGCGGCCACGGTGCTCCaggcggtggcacaaccacccacccacgtaccaattggtactccagcagttggcgacacagtcgccagtctttaccccggccttcgaaaggcaatccactacctttcggccAAAATCTAg